Part of the Cherax quadricarinatus isolate ZL_2023a chromosome 4, ASM3850222v1, whole genome shotgun sequence genome, tccagctcatcaaaattccatcggtttttgatcagcagtgccactcctccaccccccctgttccctctgtcttccctcaggatctggtatcctgttggaaagatggcatctgttatcatacctgtaagcttggtttctgtgattgctatgatgtctggtgatgcctctttgactctgtgtgtgtgtttgtgtgtgtgcacatacttctaaatgtgctgagtcagggtctggcagctgtcaaaatgacatattatatcattactcactccccctactgccTGTCAACACAATGGGGTCTGATGCTTGCTTCCCCACCTCCTTCCTTACCTaattatctttctttctttccttctttttaatttctcctttcttctttctccttctttctctttctctttatttctccttctttcttttttctttctatttctttccttttctttctcttttttctctttttctctttatttctccttctttctatttctttctcattctttctttttctttctctttctttctcctttctcttttttttctttttttctttctttctctctttctttctttctttctttcttctggtaTACTGGGCATTGCTTTCCATCACAAattcctcaaaaccatgaaattcatcttcatcgacacttccatctgtgttagagctatcacttgggaagagaagaggccCAGATTcgctggggagtcacatatttcttaccactaggcatgctgaacaagggctactgaaatggcattctcACAATGCATCACTGGCTCCCCGATATTTTTTAGAGtacacacactgaccatggagacccattctctcacatatgggcctaccagctttcttctgcttgatttaaagccgctagaatttatgcgtattaatacTTCAGAAACATTGGGTATTAAGACGTATATAGCCGAAACAGTCGAAGGGTTAAGTAGACTATAGATTGGCAGTTGCTATAGCAGGCCACCTTCAGCAAGAATTCAGCATCCCATTGTTCCCATCATAGGAACTACTAATATACAAAACACACACTTTATGTAGATGAAGAAATACTACTGTCTTACTTTAAAGAATAGGTCATATTATTCTTACTCACAAATCATACACTAAAATGAATTTTAATCCTATTATTTTCAATATAATTATAAATACAATATAAGGGCTCACGTGAATGACTGCAATATCCTTAGCATTTTCTTCTCTGAGGAAATCTACCAGTTCTTCTACATCAAATACTCCAGTTTTGCCACCTGAAAAAAAAAGAGtaataaaaaatatacagtacTATTTTGCAGTTTATAAGACAcactttttttttccataaaatgtctccaaaaaacACCCTACATCCCATAAACTGAAGTTCAGTGACAGGAGctgtaagtttggggtgtggggtgggctgtagctctccctgTTATGTCCGATGCcaagccattgaaactaaaacaagtcttataagccgCATCTTATAAGCCACGAAATACGGTACCTTATGGAtgtggtggctctggtggcctggtggttaacgctcttgcttcacatggcgagggcctgggttcgattcccagccagagtagaaacattgggcgtgtttctttccacctgttgtctatgttccccatcagtaaaatgtacctgggtgttagtcgactggtgtgggtcgcatcctgagacactgACATAATTttcccgagatgctcagcataacaagtggctttctatgtagtagtatgtcattgttgtcagctaggactgtataccatgtacatgtacttgtagtaaataaagattattattattattataagtaagcATATTCACATAAtttataaacatattaaactttggAGCTACAGTGCATATTTTTGTGTATCAGTGGTTATTAACAATATTTTAGGTACAACCTAAATCATGGTGGTGGGGTCAATTATACAACTCGCTCCTTCAAACATATCACATGCTATACATAAAATAAATGCTAAATGAGAAAATTAATAAACTTGCTTCCTGAACAACAATGATCAAAGCTACATATGCCATCTTATTAATTAGAACCCTGACTTTGAACTACCACATATTTTAGAATGATTTTGAAAATGTTGAGTTTAAGATAAATTGCATTGCTAGTCACAATCTAGCTGCAGACAGTTTTTAAACACTCTTCTTGACAGTAAGCAATGAAAATCTTGCCTCATAGCAGTGGGTTACAGTACAGGGCATGATTACACAGAGCTTTTAATTCAGTGAACTGGTTCTTCCTTATACACAGATTCAGAATGCATTCACTCCTTATGCTTTTTAATCTAAGTGAAATGTCATGTCATACTGGATTTCAATGTGCTTTCTTGTCACTTGTTTGTTCTGGAGATTTCTTCTGCATTTCTACACTAAGCTGTATTCAATAATATTCTATGGATCCAGCCATCAAATTCTATGATAGTtcacccagatgtttcacaaaaGAAATTGAAACTACTTGGTCTTTAATTAAGAAAGTAACTCAGGACTGAGAAAGTAGTAGCCATCCCTTCCACTGTTACCTCTTCCACAGCTTCAACTTGCTCAAACTTGAAATGAAGCAGTCAACTCAATGACCCCAGAAAAAGTATTCATGAGGTAATTACGATATTCACTTCAAATTTGAGAATCTTGGGGCCAGGGTATGATTCTTCATCAACATGTTATCCTCACTGCACAATGCTAATGCTCACTGTGGCAACTGTGCTTGCAAAGGCCACCTGACCTAAAAGTGATTcattaattaaaatatatattaaagattCTAGAAATGAAATTTACTACTTGAATGACAACCTATTAGAGGAAAGATTTTCTTGATGGACGAGACAATGAAATATTATGCTATCTGCACTAAGTACCTTTGCAGATACTGCAGTACATACTATACCAACAGTTGTTGTGTTCTATTTTGCAACTCACCATGCCATAAAATAGAAACCCAATGTAATATATTAAATCTAGTGGACCATAGACCACCTTGTAGGCTGAGGCATTATCTACCATCACTTCATTTGTTACATCTTTCTTTCAAAGAAATTTCAGTTATCCATGAAATCATTTTGGTATCTTTTGAGGTGTCTGAACTTGTTCTCATAGGACTCATTACTCAGGCCTCTTCCAAAGAACATATACTGAGGGTTGACTACTAAATGATTAATGATATGCTTGAATCCAAGACTGAAGAACTTATTTTAGTAAAGTTGTTTTGCTGCTGTTTTTCCAGACATTACCATTCAAACGACTCTCTGACCTGCAACATtgttcacctctccttcagagtgcaggcactgtacttctcacctccacctACAGTAGGAATTTATATGATATACCTGTGATCCTGTAAGCCTATGAGGTAGAAACAAGACcaacaatcctgccagagtgcaaaacattcaACAAGTTTCCATTGCACACAAATGAAAATCTGTTTATATTCAATGTTGTAACTCATCTTGGATAGTAACTGCCTGATTCTTACAGGACATATAACATCATCTTATTGACTTGTTCATTCAATTTTTAAACGTTTTCTCATgttttgttaatgttttattgtaTTTTCCATGACCTATAGTTTGTACATCATTATGTCATATTCCAGAAAtgagtcctggtgatggtgatttGATTTATCTACCAAAACATTGATATGCACTTCACTAAATATCCAGAAAATATTTCAATTCTTTCCCACCTACTATTATTCCACCTTCACAAAGATTTATGAGATATTTCTTCAAATTTTTATTCTCATTACTTCATTAAGTTTCAACACAGAAGAAAAACTAATTAAAATTTTTAACAACCTTTATATAAAagcaataatataaaaatatcccACCTACCAGCAATAATACTACATACTATACTGGAGTTGTAACTTACGTTCTAAAgcagtttctttttcttttatttcttcTTTAAATAATCCTTCCTCTCTTCGTAATCGTTCTTCATCATAATCGTATATAATTTCAAATGAACTTCCATCAAACTTCTTGTATTTCTGATAAATGTGCTGGGTCCATTCTGCAATACCAAAGAATTATTTAGCTTATTAATAAATACATGTACAGTATCATATAATCTTCTAGAATACAACTGATACAATGGGCTAAATTTATAAATATCATATTGAAGAATTAGATACTTTTGCAAcctttgggaatctttattgtggaaatattTCGCTAACAAGTGGTTTCCTGTaccggactgaggaagtcacttgTTGGCTAaatatttccacaataaagattcccaaatgttgcaagtgtctaatttttcaacttggagaattttcaaaccatttacaaagtattGTGTTATAGAGTCATACCTACCATGTATGTACTATAAGAAAAGCATGAGGAATACATATTAATCTTACTATTTGTTGATTGCTTGGCTTCTAAATGTTCTCCAGTCTCTCCAGAAGCACCAACGGTCTTTATGGTTGATTCACTTTCCATTTCTTCTAAATCACTATCATTACTTAGAGTCCCTTTGTATATACAAGTTTCACTCTTAATATCATGATCTCTATATTTGTTAAATTCACTCTGAGTTCCTTCTTTTGCAATATCACTTTGCACCTCCTTTAACCACTCTTGGACCTTGGGATCTTGTGAAAAATCCACATTCACTGTCTTGTCCCTGTCCCGCAGCCAACAATGTGTGTTTAAACTGCGATGTGAAGACACTCCTGAAAGTTGAACTGGGAGATCACTCTGTACAGGAAATGACCCATAGAGTATTTGAGGATATTGGTGAATATTTCTTGGTTTGCACCTAACAGCAAACAGCAATGATGCTTTGGTACACAATTCACACGTCCTTGATGACAGAACACGGTACATGATGGTAACTTGTTGTTCTTCAACTCATCTGAAAAATTAACAAATGTTATATACATATACTATGTAGACTAGAGCAGAGTTTTATTGGCTATGTGGGTACACCAGGCAGACATGAGTAGGGTAGCCTACAGCCAAGTTAACCAGGAAAGAGCTCTGATGTTGTCTGGTAGACCTCTGAGCAGTAAGTGTGGACGAGTGTTTGAGGCGAGGACAGACCTAGGTACCTGCCCTCTGCCAGGATGCTGAAACTAGGCCATAAGTCAGCAATTTTCCCTACTGGGAGGTATATGAAACGGATGGAGTAGGCATACTGTCTACATATATACTAAGCCTAGGGACAGAGCCTCCAAGAGAAATTTTGCAAGGTGGAACAAGAGTGCTTTGGGGCAGCCTCAGCCTGCCCATAGGGGCAGGGTGATTCTTTTCTCAAAACTGACAATTTGAAGTCCAATAAAACCACTGGTGAACTTTCATAAATGCTTTATTTCCTGCAAAGCAGAACGACCAGATCACATTTACTTTATACATATGCTTCATAGATTTTGAAAATTTTTGTTGACCTATAACTATACCTATAACCTATAACtacatataggtagtaggttggtacacagcaaccacccaggggagtactactgtcctgccagatgactgtgaaacagaaacctgtaactgttttgcatgatggtaggattgctggtttctttttctgtcttataaacacgctagataacagggatatcttgctactcctacttacactttggtcacacttcacagacacgcacatgcatatatatatacatacatctaggtttttctcctttttctaaatagctcttgttcttctttatttcttctattgtccatggggaagtggaaaagaatctttcctccgtaagccatgcgtgtcgtatgaggcgactaaaatgctgggagcaatgggctagtaaccccttctcctgtagacatttactataaaagagaagaagaaaaactttataaaactgggatgcttgaatgtgcgtggatgtagtgcggatgacaagaaacagatgattgctgatgttatgaatgaaaagaagttggatgtcctggccctaagcgaaacaaagctgaatggggtaggggagtttcggtggggggaaataaatgggattaaatctggagtatctgagagagttagagcaaaggaaggggtagcagtaatgttgaaggatcagttatggaaggagaaaagagaatatgaatgtgtaaattcaagaattatgtggattaaacataagaacataagaacataagaacgaaggaacactgcagaaggcctactggcccatgcgaggcaggtcaaagtctcctaccggcttaagccaatgcacccaacctagtcaggtcaggtcacattgacttaagggaggaacacggcaaccgacctggtagcacaagctatcaggtccaactcacactcacccacatccactcatgtatttatccaacctatttttaaagctacacaacattctggcctctataactgtactcgggagtttgttccactcatccacaactctattaccaaaccagtactttcctatatccttcctgaatctgaatttttccaacttaaaaccattgctgcgagtcctgtctaggctagatattttcagcacactatttacatcccctttattaattcctgtcttccatttatacacctcaatcatatcccccctaattctacgtctttctagagagtgcagattcagggccctcagtctatcctcatagggaaggtttctgatacatgggatcaactttgtcatcctcctttgtacattttccagagaatttatatccattctgtaatacggtgaccaaaactgtgcagcataatctaaatgaggcctaaccaaggatgtatagagttgaagaacaacctgaggactcctattatttatgcttcttgatatgaagccaaggattctattcgctttattgcgaacacttatgcactgttgtcttggtttcagattactgctaaccagaactcctaaatctttttcgcaatccgtaatattaagatctacattatttagtttatatgtggcatggttattgtcctgtccaacatttagaactttgcatttgtctatattaaactgcatctgccacttctccgaccactgcatcagtctattcaaatcttcctggagtgctcgaatgtcctcgtcagaatggattcgacggcctattttggtgtcatcggcaaacttgccgatgtcgctctttatgccctcatctatgtcgtttatgtagattgtgaacagcagggggcccaacactgacccctgtggaacaccgctcgtgacgcttccccactctgatttctccccatttatgcaaactctctgctgcctatttgtcaaccatgcctctatccaggaaaaaatttctcctcctattccatgtgctttaattttcctcaatagtctctgatgtgggaccctgtcaaaagccttactgaagtccatatacacaatatcatattcattaccatgatctacctcctcaaataccttagtgaaaaaagttaataaattcgtaaggcaggaacgcccctttgtaaaaccatgctgagattcgttgattaatttatgcttttcaaggtggctacgaactgcctcggcaattattgattccataaattttcccactatggaggttaggcttattggtctatagttcgaagctaaggacctgtcacctgttttgaaaataggtatcacatttgccattttccacttatctggcaccatgccagtttgtagtgatatgttgaaaagattagccaaaggtgtgctaagctcctctttacattcctttagaacccttgcatacagttcatcagggcctggggatttgttaggttttaatttatctatttgcctaaggaccatgtcacttgtgaccctaatcatgcacagtttattatcatcctgttctacataatttatcattactggaatatcgctggtatcctcctgtgtaaaaactgagaggaagtatgtgttaaaaattctacacatttccttatcactgtcagtgagctgacccgaggaactttt contains:
- the LOC128684187 gene encoding uncharacterized protein; translation: MYRVLSSRTCELCTKASLLFAVRCKPRNIHQYPQILYGSFPVQSDLPVQLSGVSSHRSLNTHCWLRDRDKTVNVDFSQDPKVQEWLKEVQSDIAKEGTQSEFNKYRDHDIKSETCIYKGTLSNDSDLEEMESESTIKTVGASGETGEHLEAKQSTNKWTQHIYQKYKKFDGSSFEIIYDYDEERLRREEGLFKEEIKEKETALERGKTGVFDVEELVDFLREENAKDIAVIHVPPDIKYVQYLVIVSSHSKRHTSALAQLLRKVYKRKKHPQDPPVIVEGKGSDWIAMDMGNIALHIMKPQQREIYNLETLWTVGPQYDEQCQEKEESLMDMSDPLAGFTASTLPSENKSV